In one window of Campylobacter coli DNA:
- the ilvE gene encoding branched-chain-amino-acid transaminase, which yields MISADKIWMDGKLVDFKDATLHFLTHSLHYGNAVFEGTRAYKTDKGLAIFRLEDHTKRLLESAKITLLNCPFSQKELEKAQIELLKVNDFKNNVYIRPVIFLGDGVMGLYHVKAPVRVGIAAWEWGAYLGEEGLEKGIKVKISSFVRNSVKSCMGKAKASANYLNSQIAKFEAIEAGYEEALMLDEEGFIAEGTGECFFIVKDGVLITPPNDFSLKSITQDTVLKIAHDLGLTVLRQRISRDEVYTADEAFFTGTAAEITPINNVDARIIGSGIRGPITKKLQDAYFDVVYGRNEKYASMLTYI from the coding sequence ATGATCTCGGCAGACAAAATTTGGATGGATGGAAAATTAGTTGATTTTAAAGATGCAACTTTGCACTTTTTAACCCATTCTTTACATTATGGTAATGCTGTTTTTGAAGGAACAAGAGCTTATAAAACAGATAAAGGTTTGGCGATTTTCAGACTTGAAGATCACACTAAAAGACTTTTAGAATCCGCTAAAATTACTCTTTTAAACTGCCCTTTTTCTCAAAAAGAGCTTGAAAAGGCACAAATTGAACTTTTAAAAGTGAATGATTTTAAAAATAATGTCTATATTCGCCCTGTGATTTTCTTAGGTGATGGAGTAATGGGACTTTATCATGTAAAAGCTCCTGTGCGTGTTGGTATCGCTGCTTGGGAATGGGGTGCTTATTTGGGTGAAGAAGGTTTAGAAAAAGGTATTAAAGTAAAAATTTCATCTTTTGTAAGAAATAGTGTAAAATCTTGCATGGGCAAAGCAAAAGCGAGTGCAAACTATCTTAATTCTCAAATTGCAAAATTTGAAGCTATTGAAGCAGGATATGAAGAAGCTTTGATGCTTGATGAAGAAGGTTTTATTGCAGAAGGCACAGGAGAGTGCTTCTTTATCGTAAAAGATGGAGTTTTAATCACTCCTCCTAATGACTTTTCCCTAAAAAGCATCACTCAAGATACAGTGCTTAAAATCGCTCACGATCTTGGCTTAACTGTACTTCGTCAAAGAATTTCAAGAGATGAAGTTTATACTGCTGATGAAGCATTTTTTACTGGAACTGCTGCAGAAATCACCCCTATTAATAATGTTGATGCAAGAATTATAGGTAGTGGTATAAGAGGTCCTATTACTAAAAAACTTCAAGATGCTTATTTTGATGTAGTTTACGGACGCAATGAAAAATACGCATCTATGCTAACTTATATTTAA
- a CDS encoding SPFH domain-containing protein translates to MPADLNDYFNKKNGNSNNNNNRQNFNFKAPEFNFKGFGKFSPFVYGAIIIVLFLIIAKPFMVINSGEMGIKSTTGKYDPNPLEPGLHFFLPFIQKITIIDTRVRQINYASIEGSNENLSSGSGVINKNSISVLDSRGLPVSIDVTVQYRLNPLQVPQTIATWSLNWENKIIDPVVRDVVRSVVGKYTAEELPTNRNAIATQIEEGIRKTIEAQPNEPVELRAVQLREIILPLKVKEQIERVQIAKQEAERTKYEVERANQEALKKAALAEGEANATIISAKGKAMAVKIEADAQAYSNKEIANSLNTPLLNLKQIETQKEFNEALKVNQDAKIFLTPGGAVPNIWVDTKDAKKQSSANMN, encoded by the coding sequence ATGCCAGCTGATTTGAATGATTATTTCAATAAAAAAAATGGAAACTCTAATAACAATAACAATCGACAAAATTTCAATTTTAAAGCCCCTGAATTCAATTTCAAGGGTTTTGGAAAATTTTCTCCTTTTGTCTATGGTGCAATTATTATTGTTTTGTTTTTAATTATCGCAAAACCTTTTATGGTAATAAATTCTGGGGAAATGGGGATTAAATCCACTACAGGTAAATATGATCCAAATCCTTTAGAACCAGGACTCCACTTTTTTCTACCTTTTATACAAAAAATAACCATAATTGATACTAGAGTAAGACAAATCAATTATGCTTCTATAGAAGGGAGTAATGAAAATTTATCTTCAGGCTCAGGCGTAATCAATAAAAACAGCATTTCTGTGCTTGATTCACGTGGCTTGCCTGTTTCTATCGATGTAACAGTTCAATACCGCCTAAATCCTTTACAAGTTCCTCAAACCATAGCAACTTGGAGCTTAAATTGGGAAAACAAAATTATAGATCCTGTGGTGCGCGATGTGGTTCGAAGTGTTGTGGGAAAATATACTGCTGAAGAGCTTCCAACAAATCGTAATGCAATTGCAACTCAAATTGAAGAGGGTATAAGAAAAACTATAGAAGCACAACCTAATGAGCCTGTAGAACTTCGTGCGGTTCAACTTAGAGAAATTATCTTACCTTTAAAAGTAAAAGAGCAAATCGAACGCGTACAGATTGCAAAACAAGAAGCAGAAAGAACCAAATATGAAGTAGAAAGAGCAAACCAAGAAGCTTTAAAAAAGGCTGCTTTAGCTGAAGGGGAAGCAAATGCAACCATCATCAGTGCTAAAGGTAAAGCAATGGCTGTAAAAATAGAAGCAGATGCGCAAGCTTATTCTAATAAAGAAATTGCAAATAGTTTAAATACTCCTTTGCTTAACTTAAAACAAATCGAAACCCAAAAAGAATTTAATGAAGCCTTGAAAGTCAATCAAGATGCCAAAATTTTCTTAACTCCTGGTGGAGCAGTGCCAAATATTTGGGTAGATACTAAGGATGCTAAAAAACAAAGTTCTGCTAATATGAACTAG